DNA from Phocoena phocoena chromosome 1, mPhoPho1.1, whole genome shotgun sequence:
CATCTTGCCCTCACATGAAGCCTGAGACCACGTCCTACATCCAGCTGCGTACTCTTAGACTTTTCAGTTAGGCAAAATAAGTTTGGGTCAGGTCTTCCTGTAACTAAAAGAGCTTTTCCATTCAGTGCCTATGACTCTGGGCTCTGCATGCTAGAAGGCTTTGAATCTGATTTTCACAAGATAAAGCATTTGAAATATGAAGCCCTGTGTTTCTTCTTCAAAGGGATCTATTTCCataacatttctccaaataaactAAACTGTCTAATCAGTTTTAGAAGTACTGAGTGTTGAAGCAAGTTAGAAAAGTAATTTTAGAAATAGCTTagtatattttccatattttctttcagaaagtcATGTGAATTATTCTTTTGTGATTAAAGTCTTTTATACATGACAATCCATGTTTAAAGCATTTAACTAGCTATTTTGTTAATaatcaaaaatgtatttccacTTCCACTTGTTTCTGGGTTTATTTTGCATCTGAAAGAAGGTAGTCTGTGGGCCTttggcaaagattttctcctatctATACAATGAATACTGACCAGAAGAGTGAGGAAAAACTCAATCACCAGTATCACTGTGTTTACTTTTTCTCATGCATCATGTAAACACATCTTAAATGTTTAGCATGTTTGTCCTCCCTTTATCTAAGTAATTACAGCCACCAAGAATGAgataaatcataatttttaaaaagggggaatggaagaatgaaaacatatttcttataataaaagCCACTTACCTCTTCCCATTAATTAATTACTGAAACATGAGTACAGAAGAAAATACGAGCTGTAGGGTCCAATGTATATGAATCTGAACACTCATTTTGCCTATTCCTAAATAAATGATGTTTGAGCAAGGGACTCAGCATCCTTgaatctcactttcttcatctgcaagTCACATCTAGGGATACTGTGAGATACTAGTCACATCTAGggatactgtgagaattaaatgaactatTGTATTTAAATTGCTTCCCCATTCAGTATGTTATTGCTTCTCAAACTGACTGACTCCAGGTCTTCACCTTAGATCACTAAGAAGAAAAGCCTTCTATGATATCCAACATAATTTCCTATTAAGTATGGAATGAGTTCTCCACAGGACTTTTTCTGGAGCAATGACTATAGAGgtacctgattttttaaaaacactgtgagCACCACATCACACAAGGGCTATAGGGGGCCATCTTTGCTGCCACTTCGAGACAGTCCACCTGAAGCCAATTATTGAAAAATAGAATctaaagacagagagagagacatcgTTTGAACTCAACTCCCGTGAGATGAGCAGGCCCTGTCACCAGAGGCTTTGTTGGACAGAGTCTGCCAGTCTCTCAGTGCTGACTTTGCTCCACCCTACAGGGTCCTTCCCGCCTGTGGAGGCCTCACTACATCCCTCCTTTACACTGTTGCCCATCTTGCTGCCTTCTCAGCAACAGCAATCCCTGTCTCTTTGCTCAGAATAAGGTAGCAACAATAACAGCTACAACACTCTTAAATAACAAAGCTCTGATGAGTGGCTTTTttgtgtggcaggcactgttctgagcattTTAAATACTTCGTCTCATTTAATCCCAACAAAAAACAATATGTGATCATTCTTATCACTATCCCTATTTGGGAAGCTAAGACACAGATATATTAAATAACCAAATTTTTATCTATTCTctcttaaatctatttttatggacaagtttctctctttttttttttttccatcctgatACTTCTTCAGATCTTTGCTTTTTGATTTCTAAAGACATTTTTTcctcctaaagaaaaaaattttctctaaaaaaaagaaatgaaaaaaagcttAGGCATTCACATTAGTTGATTCTGAAAGCTTCAGGAGCTTGTTTTGGAAGTCAAATGCTGAATATTGactctctctctttgcctctcaGCATCCCAGCCTGAGTAAGGCAATAGATAATTCTGGCTGTATAGGGCCAAGGTCACaaagaagtgagaaaagaaaagtttactaccatattttaaattcttttcggAATAGAATCTCGTTAATGAGATTAAAAAGACAAACCTGAGCAAAGTGCAGAAAGGGCATTGGTGCAGCCGGGCAGtgggagctgagactcaggtGCCCCCAGGATTCCATCTTTCCAGCCCTAAACTGTGTGAGGCTCCCTCTCTCACCGTGGCCTGGCTGCCTTCCCACTATGAGAAACAGCCTCCAGCAGTTCCTTAGAGTCACATGTCATAACTTTTAACACCAAAAagagactgactttttttttttttcctagctccaatttaaaataaaaattccaagaaAGGACTCTAATTGGCCTGGCTTGGGGCAAGTCCATCAAGGGCCAATCAACCATGATCTGGACTTGGGCTCAAAGAAAATGATGGTAGAGCGTAAAGAACCACTTGGTTAGAGTGGGAAGAGGACCAGTTCCTTCCATTTGGGAGATGCTGTTCCCAAATCACAGGGAGGAGTATTAAGCGTAGGTGGACAAATATATGCACTGAAGGAATTAACTATTTTCTGAAGGGAACAATGCATACGGTCACTATAATACATGGCCGAATTAAGTTCCGTGTGAATGATACAGGTCAAGTTAAGGTAAATGCCATACGAGTGCTTGGTAGGAGGGAGTGAAAAAGAGAGGTACCAATCTAAAGGACATAGTCTATTTAATTTAGTCCAAGCTGGtagtatcattttttaatttcttaagtaGGAAGGGAGAAACCACTCTCAAATTTAGCCTCATTTCACTAGCGTACGCAAGTGGAGATCTTCTGAAACATCCACAGGATGGTGACAGGTGCCCTAGCTCTGACCCCATGATGCAAGAGCAACCAGGACCAACCCTTCATAGGTTTATAACTGCTTGTCGTTCTCCTGTAGAACAGAGATTCCTGCTGACTCAATACTGGGGTTAATTCTCATACTCGTAGCAGATGTCTCTGTTTTACTTGTCCACATTCATTCCCCAGGctgatttaaatttaattgaaCAATTCATGTataatcatcaaaataaaaatacgaTTAACTGagccccaggaggctgacctAACTCAACTTTAGGCATGGGCTGTCACCTTCTGGTTAAGTTCAGCCATAGGGAAACTTCAGCAGGAAGAGAGGAGTGTGAACCCTTGCCTTTGGGCTCATCTTGGGCTGTTTGCATCTATCAACAGAAGGACATAAGCTACTCTTAAGGGAGCCCTCTCCACATGGCTCttctgggatctagttcccttcTCAGACCCCTCTTTCAATAAAGCTATGGGGTGGATGGATATGATTTGAAATTACTTCTTTGAAAGAAATTCCATCTGTATTTTCAGGTCCTACCAAACATTTTCCTGTTGTCATTGTCAATCATATTCTgaaagatgtgttaactaactacctacaagaagaaaaatatgaaccAGAGCTCTGTAGACAGATGACTAAAACGATTTCTGAGGTATGCGTGTGATTTCCCAAAGTGTTAACTATGATGAGAACATTTGTTGAAAGCACAACCCCCTACTTTTTGATGAAGGCAATTAATTTGCAGTAGCAGTAAaactgcttatttttattttataaaaatatttattaggtcATATtctatgtgtatctgtgtgtgtgtaaaaagcCTTTGTCTAATACAATTATTATGTGCATCACTTGCATGTATTCtgtttaagaaatatataaaactgcccatttatttaaaactttttattgtaaaaaatacactttaataatcattttttcttCCCCAAGGCACCTTCTTTGTATGCCATCAAATGCAAACATTGTGGCCTTTAAATACCTTTCTATTTTTATCAAGTAAAATGCTGGCACTCCATCAGGTTTTCTCTACTTTCTTATTACAAACTCTCTAATAAGCATTCACGATTAGTCATATTACAGGAGACTCCAGCTGTATGGTCCCTTAATTAGACATGAACAAGAGGGTATAACTCAAATGCCAACATTCTTTGAAGGGAAGCCATCTCAACATagattttcaaagaatttaataAATCCATTAAACTCTATTCTCTGGATTATCATTTTTCCATGTGCCTTAGAAAACGTAGATTTCTTGCTTGGGCTATCATTTTGTCCCTAAATGTCCTGTCTTGTGAGGCCAGTGCTTGAAGGAAATTATAGCTACCATTCTACAACAGTTAAAAGgatccaagggcttccctggtggcgcagtggttgagtgttcgcctgccaatgcaggggacgtgggttcgtgccccggtctgggaagatcccacatgctgcggagcggctgggctcgtgagccatggctgctgagcctgtgcatccacagcctgtgctccgcaacaggagagaccacaacagtgagaggcccgcgtaccgctaaaaaaaaaaaaaaaaaaaaaggatccaaaATGTATCATGCTGTTTTCTTCAATTAAATCCACTATATTTATGAGGAAAATTAAGACTCTTACATTTCAATGTGACTAAGTGAggacttttttttgcttttaatttctagGTTATTAAAGCCCAGGTCAAGGACTTGATGATTCCACGATATAAGCTAATTGTGATGGTTCACATTGGACAACTGACCGGCCAGAGCATACTGATTGGAAGCAGATGCCTCTGGGATCCTAAAAATGATACCTTTGCATCTTACATTTTCAGaaattcttctctgtttgctcttGCAAATGTCTACACAGTTTACTTTGAGTGACTGAAAACAAGAAATCTAGTTCAtactttttaaatcaagaaatagGCTGTATCTTTGTACACAAGTTTCACTGCCCAGACGTTTGAGAAAGACACAGCACTAATATTTCAAACAATTGGAAGTTTGGGGACTTTTTCATACTCTTGTAAGTATGAAAGAGTATACTTACTCTTTGGGGGAGAGATGGTGGCACAAGAAAGAATCTTGTTTATCCAAAGAAGGAACTACGTCTTGGTTCTGCTGGATTGTTTTTTCATAGACATAGATTCTTATTAAATATTGCCTTGGgtactaattattttaattacacTTTAATTAGAGAGTTAGAATTccctgcattatttttttaatgaagagaaGTCTTAAAAAATATGGCTATATACCCTGACCAATAAATGACGGTAGCATATTCAATGTGGTATACACAAATGATCAATGGTACTCTGTCTCAGTGCTGTGTATAAAAGAATActggttttcattttgtatttaataAGTTAAGCAGCATTCATTAACTGCAATTATTGTTATATGTACCTGACAGTTGAAACTGCTAATGTAGAATTAATGATTTCATAACAATTATCGTAGTCCCACAGGACTGCTAGCTAAAACTAGAAGCTCTTGTGGGTTGCCTGCACTTTACAAAATTGTGGGAGAACCAAATATTAGCTCTTCAATAatggaaacaacaaaatgaaaataggcTTTTTAGGGCACTGAAGTAGAGGATGCGATATTAAATATACATGATGCTTAATAGTAAGTGTATCTTTAACATAAAATCGTGTATTGGAAAGAGCCACTGCTTTTAAATATACACTGCCTGAAACACCTTTCAATAGGTTTCCTAGGCTAACAGACTTTTACACAAAATATATAGCTGGCAGCTTAACAGATAAAACGTGTATTTACTATTTTGTTCCTATGAATTTAATACTAAAGTGACCCGGTGTGGTTTTGAATGGATGGCACTAAAATTTACAGGGCTGCAATAGCTTATTATTCTGTGGGTTAATGTAGCTTATAACATAGATCATTTACTTTTATGGAGCTTTCAGCCCTTTGTGTGCATGTAAAATGGTGCTGTGACATTGTTCTTGGATGGTAAGTGGTCTGCCTAGAGGACATTTGTTAAAGGTCAAAGATGAAGTGTACACATATGGAGAAAATTAGCAACTCTATAGTCCTAAGGAAAAAATGATGTGTAATTCATATCAAAATGAATTTAACAAATGGGAAAATAGTCAGTGCTTTATAATCACGTACTGATGTcttatttttccctcaagatgacgtgtattttttttttaagtatactttttaaatcccttttcttctctttgttctggCTTTTAAGGTAGCGTTTCAAAATGAATTAGtcaattttcattgtttttttttgttagtgCCTTAGTGGGAATATGTCTGTGTAACAATTTATCACAACCAAGATTTGTCGATCTTCATAGCCAGTGATGAATCTGGATTAGATCATAAGTACAGTACATAAATGAGTTTTATATATTCACTATACATTTATGAACATCTCTCCTCTTAGAACAATAGCAGGGGAAATCATATGGCAATTTTGCATGAATAAATCAGTATGAAGGAAATTTTTTTAGTATGTAGAAAGTCCATTAtaaaaatgtccttattttttaGAGTTATAAAATCTCAACCATGAGATAGTTTCTTACCATCTGTCTTAGGCTGTATAAGGATTCAAAACCTAACAATACGATGGcagttaaaaatcagaaaaaggaagCGGTTTGCCAGCATATTGCTGTGTACTGTAATTCAGGTAGTCAATGATGAATTCTCGCAATTATATAACAGCATAAAAATATATGGTAAAAGCTTACTAATTGTAACTAATTTGGAGGAatgctgattattttaaaaagctttgtgATGGGAAATTTTGATAGATATATTAGCTAACACCTATTCCAAccaataaatgtatcaaattaacatgCTGTGTACCTTAAAATTATACAGTGttctgtcaattatatctcaattttaaaataaacattttttacaaaaagaaatgacACTAAATTTGAGGGAATTGTTTTACTTTGAAATCCACTGAACTCTCCTGGTGTTTTTTCTTCTCAATAGATGTTCCTAAAGTGCCATCCCTACCTCATAGCCTTGACTCATGCTTGTGCCTAGCTCAGAACACCCTCCTTCCACTTACAGCAGCTTCCTTCAATTTTCAGCATTAAACTCAGGTGTCACCTTTTCTCTAAATCTTTCTCCACTCatttcttccctcccatcctctctcttctttcatcACTCTCATGGCTGAGCCCCTGATTCTTCTCTAGCTGAGTTTTGAATAATAGCTTTGTTTCCCTTACTAGATTGAAAACATCTTGAGTATATGGACCACATATCCTGACAACAcctaagaagaaaatgtaatacaTCTTAACTTTTCAAGAAAGAATCGCAAGCATTGATAGTACTATGCTACATAATTACCAACCAAAAAGGTAATAGGACACAGAGTTCAACCCTAGAAGACCTAGGATCCTATAGGGGTGGTAAGTATACAAGTGACCATGGTACAGGCTAGAATATGTTTTCATAAGAAAAGTCCAGAATATCTTTATATAATTAagggaatcagggaaggcttcatgaaGGAAGAAGCACTTATCTATACTATGAAGGTGACAAGTAGAATTTCAACAGACACAGAAGTTCAGAATACAGGAAGAAGTCTAGACTGGATAAAACACAGTGTTCATGAATGAAGATAAGTGGTTGGAACTAAGATTGGTAACTTGAATGTCTGAGTATGAAAATGACACTCAGACCCTGGGTAGCCATCAAAGGCTTTTCATTAGGCTGATTGTATACATGAACTGACTCTTTAAGAAGATGAATGCATCAGTAAAGAGCAGGAAGACCACTTAGGAGAAGTGACAGGTAATGAGGGGCTGAACTCAGCGGTGCCATTGAAATGGAAAGGAGAAGACAGTTGTATGAACATTTTAGGGACAAAGTCTACATAATCAGGCAAAGAGGAAGGAGTCAGAGGTAATTAAGGCAAAGTGAAAAGGTGGTTGAAAGTTTCAAGCTCTGATGTTTGCAGCCTCAGGTCTGAGTCCTTCCATCCCAGTCACTAGTTAAGTGATCTTAAATAAATCAACAACCCCACTATGCTGCCGCTTCCCCATCTTAAAGTACAGTAATGATAGTTctggtacctacctcacagggttttgGTGAGAATTAAATCCATATGTTAGCTAAGCTCTTCACAGCACCATGCCTAAAAGGAAGCCCTATGATTGCAGCTCCTATGATTGCAGTTGAAAGTCTGAGTCCGAGTAACCAGATCAATGGTCCTCCTAGCAAAAATAAAGTCAGCAGGAAGAATTTGAAGACTAAAATACTAAGCTTGATTTTGCACTTGTTGAATTTAAGTTAATAATGGGACATTCAGTTGGAGATTGCCTCAAGCAGCTGAAAAAGTGGGACTGGAGCTAAGTTACAACATCAAGGTGAGAAATTTAGACTTGACAGACATCCA
Protein-coding regions in this window:
- the DYNLT5 gene encoding dynein light chain Tctex-type 5, whose product is MMSDIAKDRTAHLLKKRGSVSSLSSHEFQRKEPRGRTKDSLGTVSYMDEPSQHEDASHLAVQMENTYQLGPTKHFPVVIVNHILKDVLTNYLQEEKYEPELCRQMTKTISEVIKAQVKDLMIPRYKLIVMVHIGQLTGQSILIGSRCLWDPKNDTFASYIFRNSSLFALANVYTVYFE